The following is a genomic window from Rhododendron vialii isolate Sample 1 chromosome 9a, ASM3025357v1.
AAAAACGGATGTATTTTCCTTGTTAAAGCAAGTAAGATTTAGTGAAAGCTTCCCCACAGCTAGTGTGTCCACCCTTGCATGCACCTGCCATAAAGATACTAGCCATTTATTTCTGTAAAAGAAGGCCAAAGGCTAAGGAAATAAGGCTGCCAAAGGTTTtgatatacacatacatacatatacttttttttgcaataaaaaaCAGTAGGATGGAACTAGAAAAGGTAAGGATATTTGATTTCGCATAACACGTGACATAAACACTTAGGACACTAACAGTGAAGGAAGCATATACCTTGGACAAAAGATGTAGCAACATAAACTCAGCTGCCAACCCATCATTTCCAAGAATAGCTGTAAGATGACCCAGCAGAGTTTCCCTTAACTCTTTCACTTGATTTGGTTTTGGCTGTAGAAACAAAATTTATGACTTTAGTTGAACAATGTGGTGAAATAAGGCaaaaaagcacacaaaaaaagagagataagAATACTTGGTAGATttacaaacatttttttttatgaagagAGTGGTTTAACTTCAACTACCTCCACCACGGGGGAAATGGAAAGAAAGTCATGAACTCCGAGCTTCCGATGTTCAAGACAATGGAGGCGTGGTACCTGCAAAGAGAACAGGTAACAAAGTACTTCATACAGCtcatgaaataaataaataaataaaagcatTCTATATCAGCCCAAACGCAATGTTTTAGTATTGAATGGCAAATACATAAACAATTTAGTCCCAGTAGGACATGAATCTACGACTAAAATTCCCATTATGCAAATGATGAAGGTGCATGGGAGAAGATAAATATGCAAAGTATATGTAGAAGGATTCATACCAAAGATTCCAATCTTACAAACATTAGTAATCTTAAATGATAAATCATAGGCACATGAACCTGACGAGAGAAATTTCATTATCTTCTTGGCACGTGGTCCCTTACCACAATCCTTAACCAACGTTTATTATATTTTAGTTTAAATCACTAATGCATAGTTCAGCTAGTCTAGATACTATTTTTGTGAAGTGGTAATAGAGATCGGCCACAAAATGTAGATCTTAATGGTGGAAGTTTGAAGCCAACTTTAAGAGATAGAGATTGAAGACCTATTGGCTGGTTTAGATGAAATGCAACAACAATTCAATACTCAGTTTTAACTTAAAACCATTTCTTTTACAAGTTATGGTTTGACAAACATACAATTCTAAGACCAGGATCATCAGACATGAACAAAAGCAGGTTTAAAGTTGAGTGCTATTCTCCGGCGGGTACACAATCGGAAGCTACAGTCACATTTCTATGAGTTTATGTTGATCATTAAATCGATTAGCATAACCTTTCATGATCACATAAACAAACCGTGTAATGAACTCGCATATAGATTTCTGGTGGGTTCAACCAAATAGAAATTATGTTTGAGGTAACAAAGCAAAGAATATATCTGTGAACAGCCAAAACCTTGCTAGGAGGCAAATGAACCGATTCTTCTTCGCaaaatctattttctaattCATCAGAATCTCCCTTGTCTGCTGCTGTAGCCTCAGGATCAAAAGTGAGGACTCCAATGAACTCAAAAATATCATTGAGCTTTAAGTCATCTTCGGCAGAGTCATATATCTGCATGGATGAATGGACATAGGAGGAGGAGGCAATGTTAGTAAAGCATGCTCAAGCCAAGCATGCTTCGTATGGATGGTATTTGTGCAACTTAACAAGGAATAGATCACATTCACCTTCACAAGACAAGGAAGTGAACTACTTTCAAAATCAGGCACCATACTCGTGCTAGAACAAGTTCCCTCAGCCATACACTCATGTGAATAAGAAGAAAGGGAAGGATGTCCACCTCGCtggtaaagaaagaaaaacaaataaagttacTGAAGGGCAAattagtttttaagtgaacttAAAACTGTAAGCTACTTGGACTTGTGAAGGAAACAGGGACAGAGAAGGACTCAGAGCAATAAAACTGCAAGTCTGCAACTATAATCATTTTCATGTACACCAATAATTGCAAAACCCGATAGCAGACGCTCAAAGAATTTAGCTAAATGACCAGATTATCTTCTTAAAACTCATTTTATTTGACCCATGCCTCGGTCGCTACTCCCGCTCAAATTTGATTTTCCATGCAtggtttttttaaaagtatatGGCAAGCTAACTAGGTGACGCCTTTTTCATCTGAGGTTATTAGCCATAAGGATAACAGGAGCTCATCCATTTGGAAAAAAGTTGGAACTTGCAAGGTACAGCCACATGAATTTCTTTGTTCTCATCCAGTTTGAAAAGTGGATTAGAACCTTCTGTAATCTTACTAAGCTACgccagaaaataaaaactaactCGAGTTATAACCACAAAATCTTACATTTTTCTCCGGAACTGaaataaaataagaataaaatagGTCATTCTTGTCAAGCCCAGAAAAGCAAATGTAGAAACTCAAATACAACAACTAAGGACACTACGAAATCATTTCTGCTTACCATCTTTTTTGCAGGCGGAGAACCCTGGAACGCATGATCCAACACCTgtcattagaaaaaaaaatgtcaaatattTAACTTAAGAATATGGCATTAGACATGCAATCTAAACATGCTAGACTTCAGAGAAAAAAACATCAATAGCAAAAAATGAGGTTTGCACACAAGACACTCAATAAACCTACCTGAATTATTTACCCTCCAAAGATAACGACTTCACATGGATGCGATGCCATGTTTTTAAGACAGATTGTACTGAGGCTTCTTTGAAAATCGCCATAAAATAAATAAGGGGCAAAGGAAAGTACCTCCATATCCATGTGGTCGATGGTTTCGTCATCATCCCTTTGGCGCTTCTCCGTTTGTGGGGATGTCGAACTTGCACATCTATTTAGCAGAACTTCTGAAGAAGGTTCAGTCCACGAATTCAACCATGGGACCTGAATATAAGAGAAGTTAGCAAACCTAATGATCTGATCATGAAGATAATTTAAGGACACAGTATGAAAATATTTCCTATTCAACGGCAACAGAGAGTTCGGGAAACTTCAAAGTATAATAAACCAACTAACAGGGTAAACCCTGCAGAATTTTACTCATCAAGTCCTGGCATGCCCTAGCATTTACTATTGACACTTAAATATTGATACCCAtacacttgaaaaaaaaaagggagtgccTGTGCTAGATTCATAGACCAAAAAGGGCAAGCCCAGAAATTTGAAGCATACGAAAACTCACAGGAACACAATACAGCAGGCGGCGTTCCCAGACCCGCTTGTCACTTGACAAATCCATAGGAACCTGAGAAACATCCGTGAATTTGTTGGTTCTCCACCGTCCTCCATCCTTTGAATGACATGAGAGAAAATTTAGAGACTCGAAGTATATGGATGAATAGAAAGGGGTGATTCACTTGGATAAAAAGaggatgttcaaaaaaaaaaaacttggataAAAATAGGTCAAATACCTTATAGGCACCAACATAGAATTCATTACCCAGCATGTCCTGTATCATTCCCCTGAACCGAACTAGAGAGTTGGGCGGAATTGTCCTGACACTTGCAGCATTAAGTATTGGCACCTAcattattgcatatttattcaGCAAGAACCAACGCATCAACTCAGTTCAAAACGAGCAAAAACAGTTATAAACATTCTAGAGCACTACATAAGGAAGCAATCCGTCAGAAAAATAGTATCAACGAATCAGAAACTACTAATGCTCCAGAATCCAGATGCATCCAAGCTCCCAAGGTAATCACAGCAGTATGATTCTCCTAGTTTTGAAAAGGACGAGAATAAGAAATCAATTGTTGATGACCTATCCAAACCTGGTATCACATTCGCAAACTACTAACGAATCTCATACCCCACTTACCTCTGATAGTCTTACATTCCAGGATTAACCCAAGCAAtacttacacacacacaaaaatatcgAACTCTACAAAATTTCCTAGTAAAACTCCCGAACAAGATTCTTGAACAAGTTCAAACCTGGGTCGCATATCTCCGGTCCAACTCTCTCGCTCTACATCTTCATCCTCAAGAATTTAgtagtttgaaatatttttgaaaggtGCTTTCATGATCTTGCTCCTGCTTTGCTCATGCTCATGCAGTCGTTATGTGATTTGGGTTCAACCAACAGATGGGATCAGTGGCGGAGCCATGCGTGGGCAAGTGGGGCCACTTGATCCCACTCGATTatcgagttctcattttcgctATAACTTTGAAATTAATTTCACAAATACAACTCCAcaaaatttataatattgtcCCAAACTTCTTCAAACTGCAAAATTTTATGTCTCATTACACTCAAAATCGTAACTTTTCTCCACACCTTTACAAAAAATTGCTTGTATTTATAGGACCCGTGTTTATATATTGGTAAAAACGTTTATACTATCATTTCAAAGTATATGCATCAATTTAGTGAAGTTAAAAGAATCTCTTCTGTAAGTCAAATTCATCTTTTATTGCAAATATTCAAGATTAACTATGTAAAACAAATATTTCTCCTTTTCTACTAAAATTTTTGACCCCATTGAATCCCAATCTTGACTCCGCCCCTGGATGGGATACAACCTAAAGGCAACAGATTAGCAGGTACTTGATTCCTAGCCTTCATCTTAACAGCTTCACTCAAGATCACAGCCATCCTCttcaaaaaaagacaaaaagaaaaaagaaaaactcaagatcACAGCTATCCATGCCAATATCCCAACATTATGTATATCAACATAAAACCCTAGGATTCTACAAAAACAGTATAATTCGTTTCATGCCAATCGAAATCTACAAGCACATGAGGCATAAAGTGGGAGAAAGTAGCTATCGGACCTGAGAGAGGCCGCCGTCGTTGAAAAGGAACTGGCGGAAGAGATCGGCGGCGCCCCAGTCTCTGCCGTCGAGAGTGGCCTCGCCGGAGTGGCCGGAGTCCACCGCCTTCTGGAATGTCAATCGCACGGCTCCGAGTGGGTTAGCCAGTAAATCGTACGGCATACCTACCATCGTTCTCTCGACTCGATTTCTCCGGCACTGTGCCTCGCTTCGCTGCGAGAAGAAGAGGAATGGTTATGCCGTTGGGATTTTCCCCGCGGAAATGGGCGAGTAGGGTTATATTAGGGTTTAGGTGTCCTTTCCCGCCAAGAGGGAGGGTGTTTTTCCCGCCAGATTAGGGCGGTGATACTCTAGATCCGGTTACACGATGACGACTAGAtcttatgttttgtttggagtTTGGAAATGTGAAGggaaaggaaattaaaaaaataataataatagtctCTCCCTCATTTGATAGTATGTATAATTTGAAGAGGAGAAAGGGAAACCACAGtgaaaattatttcttttcctcttattttgttcttatgaTTTCCTCTGCTTCCAATGAGTGAAATTTTGGATTCAAATCGGTCGCTACATGTAACCATGGTTTTTTGATGTGAGTGAATTCGAGAAAAGAGGCGTGAAATAGTTAGCTTCTAATTAGAAGGTATCTCTCTCCCCCGTACTCTTTTCTTAGTTATTTTTTGATGTACGAAGGTATCTAATACAGTAAAAATTATATTAGTTATGTAGTTATCCGAAgtaatgaaattattttttttgtgaaagcgATTTTATAAAAAGCCTCATCATgttccataaacattttgttcTCGAAAATCAATCTCATAAATCAGGCTCATCAGTAGTTTAAGCAATTTAGATGGTTTGAAGAAATAGAATGTTGACAACATAACTCATCTCAGGTCAATTTagcaatgaacggttcaaatttgtatATGCTCATATTCGATTCGAGCCAtccgtgccgagatgaacggccagaTCGGCCGCTTGGCAGGAAGCTTCTGAGAGGAGCATCCTAGGTCCAGATTGAGTCAAAGGTGGATATGCCCTCCCAAAACTAATGTATTCAGTGATCTCAAAACACCAATTCCATTGGCATGGTGCTCCACCCATAAGAATGTTCATCATAGAACGGGTGGAAATGGCTCAACTTATCTATCTGATAAGAATCTCATTCGCACCTGCTTGAGTTACAGCAGTGGGTTGAAGTAACTTGATTTAACTCGCGTAAGCAAACCATTTGGTATTGAGATTGCGACGTAAAAAATGATTACTGTCATCAATTCCAAACGACCACAGGTCCACAACATCGTGTATTAATTCAAAACAGAAAATCTGTGATCTCTTTGTAGAAATCTGGAGTCATACAAGCTGCAATGTTCTTCAGTCGAGCGAGCTCTCCTCTTTCATCTGGAGAAGAGTCTGGTAAAGAAGTTGCCGGAATCAGGCTTTTCCAAACAAGCCACATGAGCATACCTGCCCATCTTGTCCACTTGCCTTGGTTCACCCCTGGTATCTTTCTTGCAAATTTTGCATGTTTTGTCCACCCAACCTTCTTCAACATATTGTCCATCCACTGATTAGACGAGAAAGAAGGAAACCGATTGATGATTAGGCGGGAGCAAAAGGTTGTCAATGGAACACTTTAATTTGTGAATTGTCAACAAACAACAATAAAGAGTACTTGCGTAATCCTCAATCGATGGAGTaataaaaagatgttttcaaCTTGTGAATTGTAAtcgtgttttaaaaaaaaccatgcTACAATTACAGCTCTCGTAGACCATTTCACAATTCTCAAAAAGAGAAAACGAGTTTTCGATCACGGATTTGTAGAGCGATAAAACCAAGTGATAAGTTTGGGCCGTTTGGCATAATTAGTTTCATTTGTTCCGTAAATTTCTCCAGAAATGaaatgatccaaacacaaccctTAATGGAGGTACTGCAAGATTCTACTTCCTACTACTAAATTTCCTAGTAATTcatggaaagaaaacaaaaggtaaTGGAAATTCCTAGGACAAATGACCAGCAAAGTGAGTCGCAGCAACCTTGTATTTTGGGTTTAGATTTCAACAAGGTAAAACTAAAATTCTCAACTTCAGTAGCTGGAAAATCTCTAGAACTTTTCTGGTCCACTGACCACTCCTCTTATCCATTCTACCCCACGAAAATGAATGGGAAACTGGGTAACGAAATGTAACGTtcggatcctctccggtccaaGTTTTGGACAAGACGGGATAATCCAAATCTGGACCATACATTGGTATAATTAATAGTTTGGATTTGTCGCTAACCGTTAAGAGACGCTGAGCAAATCCGAACCATTCCAGATTTGCACCGTCTCATCCAGTTAAAATTAAgggaccggagaggatccgaTTCTTATAATAAATCTGCTCAAGTGAATATGAATTTACCTTCAATATAAGATTTAAAGAAATCCTTGTATGTCCCACCAATCTTCCTCCTAAGAGCTCCATACTGCAAATTGAGAGTACCCAGTTTAGAAATTTGAATCAAATATGCAGAAAGGAGAATACTGGCGCCCATGTTTACAAATCCATGTGTAATGGGTATTTTTACCTGTTCCTTGCTCATTTTCTCTCCAGACTTGGTGGCTTCTCTAGCCTCCTCTAGAAGCTGGGCATCCTCCTCTGACCTTGCTTGGGCAAAATCAAGGGCATCTGTCACCATCCCAAACAAGGATTGCTTATCCTTCTtgggttcttcttcttcattctcCAATTTGGCTGAAACCCTTCTGAATTTGGGTCTTCTTTGAATTGCACCATGTTTGGTCAGGTTCTGGTTTACTCCTAATTGGGTTATTCCAGAATTAGGAAAGAACCCATTTTGTGAGGGTGACAAAGGGAGAGCCCTAAGCCccattcttgttttcttgttatATGTTGTGTATTACTCTAACAAGATTCTCAGGATCTACTGCACATTttgaaatagagagagagaaaggaagagattgcatgatttttattttttattttttttgatccgcgagaTTGCATGATTTTGCCACTCAGAAAAGCTGGTGGTTTGTAGGAGAAGACGTGGTCAGTTGCTTGACTATTGAAATCGAGAGGAGCATTTGACCATACGCTGTTTTTAAGCCTTGGgagcgattttttttttttttaaccgctTGGGAGCGATTTTGATATCCAGTTTTGTGTGGGTAGAGTTGAACTAACCATTCTGTGGAGAAAAATAGCGTTCTGatatatatagtagtactagtgtttgtccgtgcctacggcactactcatcccaattggaattgaaataccttttgaattttgataatgactcaaaacattatttcaatttttaggtagcTACAAATTGCTGGAattaacctcttttttttgaacggcaaagattttttttttattgatatgaaATAAGTGAATACACAAATAGTGTAGTGAAGAAATTAGCAATTCACAAAATTATGCAGAACGTCgttcaaaaagggaaaaaaaaaaacccacaaagtcACTACAGCtctacaaaacagaaaagagtATTTAACAAACACATGGTAGGCAATAGAAAATACCTCTCCAGATTTTGGAAGAAGTGTATACAAAATAGAAGAGAGCATTTTAACAAAACACATGATGGGCAACAAAAAATACCTCTCCCGATTTGATTTCTCTTGAGGGGTTTGGCTGTCGAGGAGGAGTGGACAGTGGACGATCCCAGTGCTCGACAGTCCAAGGGGGGAACCCCTTCCTCGAAGACAATCAACAAGTAAGAGAGGAAAGGTCTCGTAGAAAGGAAGTAAGGAGAATTGCTTTCCCCCCTTCTTTtgtatcagagagagagagagagagggagagagcgaGAGCTGTGAAATCTGAATTTcgattcttttttcctcttagaTAACAAATGGCATTTATGTAAATGATGAGCAAATGTGGATACTTGtataaaatgtgaaaaaatgcaTCTCAATCCTTAGATCAAACAAATCTAAGCCGTTGCAACAATTTGTCCCAATactcttctgttttataatagagatttaATTTTTTGCACGAGGGGaaggagtgattattcagttCTCCTACCGCCGTGATGTGGTGTTCCTAAGGCCTTTGTCACCGTACATTGGTGTGGAGATCATTTGGTGGTGAAGCACATACAAATGTGTAATGGAGAAGACTATCGGAATCcgataataaaaaagaaaaaagagaaggctACCGAAACACCACACGAGCAAGTAATAATTTTCCAAGGGAAGGCAACATATTAGCCCTTCCTGCACCGAAATACCTTCGCTTTTGAACTTGTGGGAAGTgagggaaaggaaagaaaaataacgaAGAAGGGTAATGTGAGGAAATTGTACTACTATTctaatattcattttttttttttttgatctgctgTTTCTAATATTCTATTTggtctttttctcttcttttttctctcaaaccaaacaagagcGAGTAAAATTTGTGAactttaggctccgtttgtttcgatgtaaaatgttttacaagtaaaatattttccatgtaaaatattttttcaaaaaataaacttcaaacttttatttttcggtgtttggttggcacttgaaaaatattttcagaaatcgacaaaatagtgtaaagAGAGGGGGCTTAAAGGATGAAGAGATatgaaaatattgaaaatgAACGTGAATCAGGACTGACGATTAAGGAAATTGAGCAGGAGAATCGCAGTAGAAGGCaacgggttcatttcggaaaataacttatggaagatttaagggtaagtcattttcatccaattaatggaaaatgttttacatgtaaaatatttttcttattttttacacaaccaaacaccggaaaaatagataaaatttacgcccaaacaaacgaagccttactttcttgttttcctttcaCCGGACTAAACAAACAATCTTAGCTGATTGTTGTTTCTCTTGGAGGGTGACCTGATTTGACGCCCAACGCTTAGCTTTTACTCAATAGTTTCCAAACTGCATTGCAATTTAAAaagcaaagaacaaaaaaatactccaaattTTGCCTAGGGCGACGACAATGCAGCGACTCAACTCTTCGGATCCAAACTCAGAGATTGTGCAAAATCAAAGACAGAAACATTTATGGAAGAGGAAATAAGCGAGGAACCAATTAATACTGTTGAGATAATTGTAGCCGCACTTTGCCAACATGCTATAACAGAGGTACTACATCACCTGCTGCTATATTTTAGGTTCTGAGACACCAGATGGGAGCCATAAGAACAAGAGCAGGATTTCTATGCGGTAGTCGATATTATGTTAGTTTGGTATATTTATGTTTCCGACTCTACGAATCATCTAAAGAGACGAACCGCGACAAAACTACCATatctattaaacaagaaaaacatgaaCTATACATACCACAAATGGCATGTGGGAACCCACTTGAGATTGGAGATTCTTCCTCAAtataaaatgaaaacagaacTCCAAGTAACATTTTGCAAACTATACAATATAAACCATTCCAACCTCAAGAAGTGACACCGGAGGCACCTTGAGTGCCACATCTGCCCCCCGGCAATTCCTCCGTAGGAAATTGTACCCGTAATTGATTGCCAGTCTCTTCAGAATCGACGATCCTTGTTTTGCCTTAACATGCGAGTGCCCGAGTATAAATGCAGTCCCAGCTTGTTGTGCCTCAAACAACTCTTGCAACTCCTCTTGCAACAGTGCATCAGCTGCAAATGTTGCACTAAACTCGGACTCAGAATCAGAATTGGACTCATCAATCGCAAACCTCACTCTTTTGTCCACGACACCAACATTCTCCATCTCAATAACATCGGACACACTATTCACAGTTGGAAAACTAACGGACACGCTTTCAGGTCGCACACTTTCCTCTAGATCAAAATCTGACGCCAGCATCCCAATGACCGCCAATCTACCCTCGCTGGATCGGGACCCTCCATCCTCGTTAACAGAATCGAAATTCACAGGACTCTGAGACCAGTTGTAACGGATAAAATTCGCCAGCTTGTCAACAAGTTCAGATTCAAAGGAATCAACATCCTGATGAACGTCACGGTATCCGTAACGGACGATACACCTGTATGACCGGTGGGCCGGGGGCCCTACGCGGCCCACAAGGTACCGTTCAGCCGGAGGAACATAAGGGACTGGAACTGATTTTATACATACGAATACAAGGGTACGGTGGAAGGCAGGTAGATTGGTGACAAAGCGGGAGAAATTGGCAGGAATTCCAGAGGTGAGATTGGTGAACACAATGCCAATACCGGGTACCCGTGAAATGCCTAAGCTGGGACCCAGGGCTAATAGCCATTCTAATGAGACCTTGTTGTGGAGGTCATATTCGTATTTTTTGATGGTGGCATAGTGCCAAACAAACATGATGGTGACAAGAAAGAGTGCTAGGAGGATGGGGAGCCAAGCACCCTCGCGGAATTTAATGAGCGAAGCTGAGAAGTAGAGTAATTCGATTGAGccgaagaagaggaggaaggaaAGAGCTAATATAGGCGGTTTGTGCCAACATAGGATGATGACCAAGGACGTGAGGCATGTTGTTACGAGCATCACTGCCATAACTGCAAGTCCTGAAATAAATAACATTATGACTCTATTAGTTGAAGCATAAAGGTCCCTGAAGTTGTAACAAGCTAAAGAAGAGCAATATAGATTTCCAATAGAATGCAAGTTGGCCGGTCTTCGTTACATGGTAAATTACTAAGTCCTTCATTCCAATGGACCAAATACTCTATAGAATGTCAGGGACTCAGGAAACAATTGTAACGTTAGATTTTGTAGCCAATTCTGAAGATCTAAGAATGAACAGATCATTGTTTTAGCATGTTTACAGTACAAGTCAACAATTCTATTTGGAGGAAAATGAAGGCCTATTGGTAgtctttcttcctttcttttccttaattttcaTTGTGTATGAGTGTGTCACATGCGAGCCGGTGAGTGCATGCATCTGGCATGTGTTTTGCTGATTTATTGAAGGCTAGAAGGCTTGAAGTTTAAACAGACTGCAAAGTGATCCAGCTGAGAACAGATTTAAAGCATAAACTACCTGATGCATTTCCCATGTGTTTAATATCTCTGAATCCAATGGTCACAGCAATGCAGAGGATCATCAGCAACCAGTTGATTTCAGGGATGTAGATTTGACCGTGAATCTTATTAGAGGTGTGAACAACTTTGACTCTTGGAAAACAACCAAGTGATTGACTCTGGTTGATGATGGAAAATGTTCCACTTATGATCGCTTGGCTTCCCACAACAGAAGCAAGGATTGCTATTATGAGCACTGGCCACCTCACAATCTCTGAAAGCAAAAGAGTAAAAGAGTATGCAACTCTTACATAACTTCAACAGAAGGCAACTATTACACAGGTCTCGTACAATCAATTGTCACTTTCAACCATGATATTGCAAGTTATTTCTAGCCGAAAAGACTTGGATATGACTAAGGTGATCTCTTCGATCCATTTGAGGTGAGCGGAGCTTGCTAAGAGCATATCCAAGACTTAATAGGTATTTCCCCTAATCACAGTACACACAAATTTACAACGTTTAGGTTGCCTAGCCGCTTTTTCGTTGAAGTACTCTATCTGTTTAAATAATCCATCCAATGAAACGTAATGTAGTTGATAACGTGGCTAATGATGCAGGCATTTGGCATTCCTCCTTTGGCTGGCTCTT
Proteins encoded in this region:
- the LOC131300930 gene encoding mini-chromosome maintenance complex-binding protein: MVGMPYDLLANPLGAVRLTFQKAVDSGHSGEATLDGRDWGAADLFRQFLFNDGGLSQVPILNAASVRTIPPNSLVRFRGMIQDMLGNEFYVGAYKDGGRWRTNKFTDVSQVPMDLSSDKRVWERRLLYCVPVPWLNSWTEPSSEVLLNRCASSTSPQTEKRQRDDDETIDHMDMEVLDHAFQGSPPAKKMRGGHPSLSSYSHECMAEGTCSSTSMVPDFESSSLPCLVKIYDSAEDDLKLNDIFEFIGVLTFDPEATAADKGDSDELENRFCEEESVHLPPSKVPRLHCLEHRKLGVHDFLSISPVVEPKPNQVKELRETLLGHLTAILGNDGLAAEFMLLHLLSKVHARVDTLAVGKLSLNLTCFNKENTSVFGNSLNLAVKNLLPITHSIPLSVDYLNTSTLAPRKDYETNRLMSGVLQLAEGSHLTIDETHIQAGTLTSVGVENARLLKNLMELQKVEYDFKYYKMEMTTDVQLLVLSEGKSNIFPADIVLPLRPSSVGSTEMLDSEALKAWRWYLASLRSLPHTIEPQMQKVVEDDMVAARQANRTLGSQDFSRWLTMGRLMSVSFGETCLSLEHWQMVKELERLRMERLQ
- the LOC131300945 gene encoding uncharacterized protein LOC131300945 gives rise to the protein MGLRALPLSPSQNGFFPNSGITQLGVNQNLTKHGAIQRRPKFRRVSAKLENEEEEPKKDKQSLFGMVTDALDFAQARSEEDAQLLEEAREATKSGEKMSKEQYGALRRKIGGTYKDFFKSYIEVDGQYVEEGWVDKTCKICKKDTRGEPRQVDKMGRYAHVACLEKPDSGNFFTRLFSR
- the LOC131300927 gene encoding potassium transporter 2 isoform X1: MDPNYSKCWSASKKESWKNILLLAFQSLGVVYGDLSISPLYVFKSTFAEDIHHSETNEEIFGTLSFVFWTLTLVPLFKYVFIVLRADDNGEGGTFALYSLICRHAKVSLLPNRQVADEALSTYKMEHRPEKKSSSRAKLFLEEHKSLHTALLILVLVGTCMVIGDGVLTPAISVFSAVSGLELSMSKEHHQYAVIPITCFILVCLFALQHYGTHRIGFLFAPVVLTWLLCISSLGLYNIFSWNQQVYKALSPYYMFKFLKKTRKSGWMSLGGILLCITGSEVMFADLGHFSYDAIQIAFTFLVYPALILAYMGQAAYLSMHHDASSQISFYVSVPEIVRWPVLIIAILASVVGSQAIISGTFSIINQSQSLGCFPRVKVVHTSNKIHGQIYIPEINWLLMILCIAVTIGFRDIKHMGNASGLAVMAVMLVTTCLTSLVIILCWHKPPILALSFLLFFGSIELLYFSASLIKFREGAWLPILLALFLVTIMFVWHYATIKKYEYDLHNKVSLEWLLALGPSLGISRVPGIGIVFTNLTSGIPANFSRFVTNLPAFHRTLVFVCIKSVPVPYVPPAERYLVGRVGPPAHRSYRCIVRYGYRDVHQDVDSFESELVDKLANFIRYNWSQSPVNFDSVNEDGGSRSSEGRLAVIGMLASDFDLEESVRPESVSVSFPTVNSVSDVIEMENVGVVDKRVRFAIDESNSDSESEFSATFAADALLQEELQELFEAQQAGTAFILGHSHVKAKQGSSILKRLAINYGYNFLRRNCRGADVALKVPPVSLLEVGMVYIV
- the LOC131300927 gene encoding potassium transporter 2 isoform X2; the protein is MDPNYSKCWSASKESWKNILLLAFQSLGVVYGDLSISPLYVFKSTFAEDIHHSETNEEIFGTLSFVFWTLTLVPLFKYVFIVLRADDNGEGGTFALYSLICRHAKVSLLPNRQVADEALSTYKMEHRPEKKSSSRAKLFLEEHKSLHTALLILVLVGTCMVIGDGVLTPAISVFSAVSGLELSMSKEHHQYAVIPITCFILVCLFALQHYGTHRIGFLFAPVVLTWLLCISSLGLYNIFSWNQQVYKALSPYYMFKFLKKTRKSGWMSLGGILLCITGSEVMFADLGHFSYDAIQIAFTFLVYPALILAYMGQAAYLSMHHDASSQISFYVSVPEIVRWPVLIIAILASVVGSQAIISGTFSIINQSQSLGCFPRVKVVHTSNKIHGQIYIPEINWLLMILCIAVTIGFRDIKHMGNASGLAVMAVMLVTTCLTSLVIILCWHKPPILALSFLLFFGSIELLYFSASLIKFREGAWLPILLALFLVTIMFVWHYATIKKYEYDLHNKVSLEWLLALGPSLGISRVPGIGIVFTNLTSGIPANFSRFVTNLPAFHRTLVFVCIKSVPVPYVPPAERYLVGRVGPPAHRSYRCIVRYGYRDVHQDVDSFESELVDKLANFIRYNWSQSPVNFDSVNEDGGSRSSEGRLAVIGMLASDFDLEESVRPESVSVSFPTVNSVSDVIEMENVGVVDKRVRFAIDESNSDSESEFSATFAADALLQEELQELFEAQQAGTAFILGHSHVKAKQGSSILKRLAINYGYNFLRRNCRGADVALKVPPVSLLEVGMVYIV